One window from the genome of Thalassospira xiamenensis M-5 = DSM 17429 encodes:
- a CDS encoding Lrp/AsnC family transcriptional regulator, translating into MAQHANPANASPIDRIDQKILRLLQTDGRMGNADIAKRVNVSPATCHRRMQRLFEEGYITSIRAQIAPDKVDRAALVMVGVVLDRSTPDSFAAFETACRKLPFILDCHLVAGDFDYFLKIRVRDMADFNHLHGDQLIALPGVRQTRTFFVMKEVVDNAPLAF; encoded by the coding sequence ATGGCGCAGCATGCCAATCCCGCGAATGCCAGCCCGATAGACCGCATCGATCAAAAGATTTTGCGCCTGCTGCAAACTGACGGACGAATGGGCAATGCCGATATCGCCAAACGGGTCAATGTCAGCCCGGCCACCTGCCACCGCCGGATGCAACGCCTGTTCGAAGAAGGATATATCACCTCCATCCGCGCCCAGATCGCCCCGGACAAGGTGGATCGCGCCGCACTGGTGATGGTTGGCGTGGTACTGGACCGCTCAACCCCTGACAGCTTCGCCGCGTTCGAAACCGCGTGCCGGAAACTTCCGTTCATCCTTGATTGCCATCTGGTGGCGGGGGATTTCGATTACTTTCTGAAAATCCGGGTCCGCGACATGGCCGATTTCAATCACCTGCATGGCGATCAGCTGATTGCGCTTCCCGGTGTCCGACAAACGCGAACGTTTTTTGTGATGAAAGAGGTCGTCGACAATGCACCGCTGGCGTTTTGA
- the pbpC gene encoding penicillin-binding protein 1C: MTLTWPKPGRASIIVGSFLLAMACLWGLDRVFPPNLSRLDDLSTVVEGENGRPLRVFGTADGLLRLETRIAEIDPKYIRFLKSYEDRRFDSHFGVDPLALIRAVGQWVRAGHVVSGGSTLTMQVARLLEPRDRTILSKIVEMLRAIQLEAHYSKTEILDMYVTLAPFGGRVEGIRSATHVYFRKEPDHLTIAEAALLTVLPQSPGRLRPDRFPETARAARDKVLDRLYLTNAISRADYIEALAEPLPVAQYPLPMLAPHLAERLVATNRDQTRIVTTIDPALQADLQKLVEFQGGDQAPERSVAIMVIENSTSKVRTHLGARDYLDRASHGFVDMTRAIRSPGSTLKPFIYALSFDDHQTHPQTMIWDREIADGSYHPTNFDHGEYGQISIADALRFSLNIPAVKVLERYGPIRFAQSLRRNGLEMRLPGEAQSPNLAMALGGVGVRLEDLIGFYRALAADRKNCPLQYLRDRAPVPCLSDSDMFSVRTQNWITGILQNTPRPAGYRWQSSDNTNAPPIAFKTGTSYGYRDAWAFGYAVDYTVGVWVGKASGQPIPGQTGLGAAAPILFSVFEKLPRPPLPPARKAAFNLWKAPPPDLLKDFSRQQKGTTKQGANGLDIISPAEDAVFLLGDIQQRGVPLRARNGLRPLIWIINGVPLVSDPWKRSVNWMPDAPGFYDITVLDRQGAAHHRRITIRTALPSDR, from the coding sequence GTGACATTGACATGGCCCAAACCCGGACGCGCTTCTATCATTGTCGGCAGTTTTCTGCTGGCAATGGCGTGTCTGTGGGGGCTTGATCGGGTTTTCCCGCCCAATCTTTCCCGGTTGGATGATCTTTCAACCGTGGTTGAAGGTGAAAATGGCCGCCCGTTGCGGGTTTTTGGCACCGCCGATGGATTGCTGCGGCTGGAAACGCGGATTGCGGAAATTGATCCGAAATATATCCGGTTTCTGAAATCCTATGAGGACCGCCGTTTTGACAGTCACTTTGGCGTTGATCCGCTGGCCCTTATCCGCGCCGTCGGGCAATGGGTGCGGGCAGGGCATGTCGTGTCGGGCGGATCAACACTGACGATGCAGGTTGCCCGCCTTCTGGAGCCGCGTGATCGCACGATCCTATCAAAAATCGTCGAAATGCTGCGCGCCATCCAACTCGAAGCCCATTATTCCAAAACGGAAATCCTTGATATGTATGTCACGCTGGCTCCGTTTGGCGGGCGTGTCGAAGGTATTCGAAGTGCCACCCATGTCTATTTCCGCAAAGAACCCGATCACCTGACAATTGCCGAGGCGGCCTTGCTTACCGTGCTGCCGCAATCGCCCGGCCGTCTGCGCCCGGATCGTTTTCCCGAAACGGCGCGTGCTGCCCGTGACAAGGTGCTGGATCGGCTATATTTAACGAATGCCATTTCCCGGGCCGATTATATCGAAGCTTTGGCGGAACCTTTGCCCGTTGCGCAATATCCGTTGCCGATGCTTGCCCCGCATCTTGCCGAACGGTTGGTCGCAACCAATCGCGATCAGACCCGTATCGTCACGACGATTGATCCGGCCCTTCAGGCTGACCTTCAAAAGCTTGTTGAATTTCAAGGTGGGGATCAAGCCCCCGAACGTTCTGTGGCCATTATGGTTATTGAAAACAGCACGTCAAAGGTCCGTACCCATCTGGGGGCTCGCGATTATCTGGATCGGGCCAGTCACGGGTTCGTCGATATGACGCGTGCCATCCGTTCCCCCGGATCAACGTTAAAGCCGTTCATCTACGCCCTGTCATTTGATGATCACCAGACCCATCCCCAGACCATGATCTGGGATCGGGAAATTGCCGATGGCAGTTACCACCCGACCAACTTCGATCACGGCGAATATGGGCAGATCAGCATTGCTGACGCCCTGCGATTTAGCCTTAACATCCCGGCCGTCAAGGTGCTTGAACGATATGGCCCGATCCGGTTTGCGCAAAGCTTGCGCCGAAATGGCCTTGAAATGCGGTTGCCCGGTGAAGCGCAAAGTCCCAATCTTGCCATGGCGCTTGGCGGGGTTGGCGTGCGCCTTGAAGACCTGATCGGGTTTTATCGGGCGCTGGCTGCGGATCGTAAAAACTGTCCGTTGCAATATCTGCGTGATCGGGCGCCCGTTCCGTGCCTGTCCGACAGCGATATGTTTTCAGTTCGAACTCAAAACTGGATCACGGGTATTTTGCAAAATACGCCGCGTCCTGCGGGATATCGTTGGCAATCGTCGGACAATACCAATGCCCCGCCGATTGCCTTTAAAACCGGTACCTCATATGGCTATCGCGACGCTTGGGCATTTGGCTATGCCGTGGATTATACCGTTGGCGTTTGGGTGGGGAAGGCATCCGGGCAACCGATACCGGGCCAAACCGGCCTTGGCGCTGCCGCCCCCATTTTGTTTTCCGTGTTTGAAAAACTCCCTCGTCCGCCTTTGCCACCGGCCAGGAAAGCGGCCTTTAACCTTTGGAAAGCACCGCCGCCCGACCTTCTTAAGGACTTTTCGCGTCAACAGAAGGGCACGACAAAACAGGGTGCCAACGGCCTTGATATCATTTCCCCTGCCGAGGATGCGGTTTTCCTGCTCGGCGATATTCAGCAGCGCGGCGTGCCGCTGCGTGCCCGCAACGGCCTGCGCCCTCTGATCTGGATCATCAATGGCGTGCCGCTTGTTTCCGACCCTTGGAAACGCAGCGTAAACTGGATGCCCGATGCACCGGGTTTTTACGATATCACCGTGCTTGATCGTCAGGGAGCAGCGCACCATCGCCGCATCACCATTCGTACAGCGTTGCCGTCCGACCGCTAA